A DNA window from Arachis hypogaea cultivar Tifrunner chromosome 18, arahy.Tifrunner.gnm2.J5K5, whole genome shotgun sequence contains the following coding sequences:
- the LOC112769285 gene encoding sucrose transport protein SUC1 has translation MSSSNKNTIKNGDTHNSLQLELGSPVQPSPIWKLMAVASIAAGIQFGWALQLSLLTPYSQLLGVPHQWSSFIWLCGPISGMVVQPIVGYYSDRCTSKLGRRRPFILAGAAAVAIAVFLIGFAADIGHALGDNLTKKTRPRAVGIFVIGFWILDVANNMLQGPCRAFLGDLAAGDERKTRLANAFFSFFMAVGSVLGYGAGSIDSLHKVFPFTQTKACDVFCADLKTCFFFSILLLLSLTGLALFYVPDKQVLREKSGEEEDERSAAVVCFGEMLGALKGLKKPMLLLMAVTAINWSAWFAYFLYNTDWMGKEVYGGTVGNQAYKDGVQKGALGLLINSVVLGVMSLGVEPIGRAVGGAKNLWGIVNLILAAGLAMTVYISKVAMHQRHVNPNYIGHPSTGVQAGALSFFAVLGIPLAITFSVPFALASIYSSETGAGQGLSLGVLNLAIVVPQMIVAAISGPWDKLFGGGNLPAFVAGAVAAAVSGIMAIFMLPSTKQSEAAKAALPIGGFH, from the exons ATGAGCTCCTCAAACAAGAACACCATTAAGAATGGTGATACCCATAATTCCCTTCAGCTAGAATTGGGGTCACCAGTGCAGCCAAGTCCAATATGGAAGCTGATGGCGGTGGCCTCCATTGCCGCCGGTATCCAGTTTGGCTGGGCTCTACAGCTCTCCCTCCTAACACCCTACAGTCAGCTTCTTGGAGTACCTCACCAATGGTCCTCTTTCATCTGGCTTTGTGGCCCCATTTCCGGCATGGTTGTCCAACCCATAGTCGGTTACTATAGCGATAGATGTACCTCCAAACTCGGCCGCCGTCGTCCTTTCATCCTTGCCGGCGCCGCTGCCGTTGCCATAGCTGTTTTTCTCATTGGCTTTGCCGCCGACATTGGCCACGCCTTAGGGGACAATCTGACCAAGAAAACCCGGCCACGCGCCGTAGGTATTTTTGTGATCGGGTTTTGGATCTTGGATGTGGCGAACAACATGCTTCAGGGCCCCTGCCGAGCATTCCTCGGTGACCTTGCTGCCGGTGACGAACGGAAGACGAGACTTGCAAACgcattcttctccttcttcatgGCGGTGGGAAGCGTACTGGGTTACGGCGCGGGGTCCATTGACAGCCTCCACAAAGTGTTCCCATTCACACAAACAAAAGCATGCGACGTGTTCTGCGCAGACCTGAAAACCTGCTTCTTCTTCTCGATCCTTCTGCTGCTGTCGTTGACAGGGTTGGCTTTATTCTACGTTCCAGACAAACAGGTATTACGTGAGAAGTCCggagaagaggaagatgaaagaTCGGCCGCGGTTGTATGTTTTGGAGAAATGTTAGGGGCTTTGAAGGGGCTGAAGAAGCCCATGTTACTACTGATGGCAGTTACGGCAATAAACTGGTCAGCGTGGTTCGCATACTTCTTGTACAACACTGATTGGATGGGTAAAGAGGTATACGGTGGGACGGTTGGGAATCAAGCGTACAAAGACGGTGTCCAGAAGGGAGCTTTGGGTCTTTTGATAAACTCCGTGGTTTTGGGTGTTATGTCTTTGGGTGTGGAACCCATTGGACGTGCGGTTGGTGGCGCCAAAAACCTCTGGGGAATTGTCAATTTAATCCTTGCCGCTGGTTTAGCCATGACTGTTTATATTAGCAAAGTAGCTATGCACCAGCGCCATGTTAACCCCAACTATATTGGTCATCCCTCCACAGGCGTCCAAGCCGGAGCCTTGTCTTTTTTTGCTGTTCTTGGCATTCCTCTTGCG ATAACATTTAGTGTTCCGTTTGCATTAGCATCTATTTACTCAAGTGAGACTGGTGCAGGACAAG gTTTATCTCTGGGAGTTCTCAATCTTGCAATTGTGGTTCCACAA ATGATAGTGGCAGCAATTAGTGGGCCATGGGATAAATTATTTGGAGGCGGTAATTTGCCGGCGTTCGTGGCAGGTGCAGTGGCAGCTGCCGTAAGTGGAATAATGGCAATTTTCATGCTGCCTTCTACAAAACAATCAGAAGCGGCTAAAGCTGCTCTCCCCATCGGTGGTTTCCATTAG
- the LOC112771913 gene encoding interactor of constitutive active ROPs 2, chloroplastic isoform X1 — MQMQTPNTRNGSSEVSRKVSPRGRGMRQLRPSALYIDSASTLNQVHRTTSKDRSPKVIERRSPRSPAPERKRPSRIPELESQVSHLREDLKKVREQLSLSESCKKQAQQEAEESKQKLFALSLKLEESQQQVLSLTSANLEDSLTSSMIEISHCENSQTQFPESSDLELLNLKQNLAESLCIVKNMKNQLKDCKESSQAEPLVDETLRKLEAAKRTVEFLRADAAKSATEIDPSRTGNSLDSHVSKLATGLISSKIVHNGNLVDDHKHKHEAEKLEKQEGADQIGSEIQFLKSEVEKLRCAMETAETKYHEEQIRSTVHIRNAYELMEQMKLESSKRESQLEAELRRKKAEIEDLKGNLLDKETELQCIVEENEKLNARIEMNLSSQREHENELKMEIQRLHECVAEMKAEMMDKETTLESISEENEILKNMEFNKVLSESVAAEIEAAKAVERVAAVKLGIAMEEADRSNQKAARIAEQLEEAQALKSEMEAELRRLKVQCDQWRKAAETAASLLSTGKGKLTERSLSLDNKYNIPLMNNKYEPCCDDIIIDDDDDFQRKKYGNMLKKIGILWKKPHK; from the exons ATGCAGATGCAAACCCCAAACACAAG AAATGGCTCCTCTGAGGTGTCTCGGAAGGTGTCCCCTCGCGGCCGCGGCATGCGCCAGCTCAGGCCTTCTGCGCTGTACATTGATTCTGCATCAACATTAAATCAAGTTCATAGAAcaacatcaaaggatagaagccCTAAAGTCATTGAAAGAAGATCACCTAGAAGCCCTGCTCCTGAG AGGAAAAGGCCAAGCAGAATACCTGAATTGGAATCTCAGGTTTCTCATCTGAGAGAGGATTTGAAGAAAGTGAGGGAGCAGCTAAGTTTATCTGAATCATGCAAGAAACAAGCTCAACAAGAAGCTGAGGAATCCAAGCAAAAACTCTTTGCGTTGTCTCTCAAACTTGAAGAATCACAGCAGCAAGTTCTGAGCCTCACTTCTGCCAATCTTGAAGATTCCCTTACATCTTCCATGATTGAAATTTCTCATTGTGAAAACTCACAGACACAGTTTCCAGAATCATCAGATTTGGAACTACTAAACCTGAAACAAAACTTGGCAGAATCTCTTTGTATTGTGAAGAACATGAAAAACCAGCTCAAGGATTGCAAAGAGTCATCTCAGGCAGAACCTTTGGTTGATGAGACTTTGCGAAAACTCGAGGCTGCGAAAAGAACTGTGGAGTTCTTGAGGGCTGATGCTGCTAAATCTGCTACAGAAATAGACCCATCTAGAACCGGAAACTCCCTCGATTCGCATGTAAGCAAACTCGCAACCGGCCTCATTAGTAGCAAAATTGTCCACAATGGAAATCTTGTTGATGATCATAAGCATAAGCATGAAGCTGAAAAATTGGAAAAGCAAGAGGGTGCTGATCAAATTGGTTCTGAAATTCAGTTTCTCAAGTCTGAGGTAGAAAAACTGAGGTGTGCCATGGAGACTGCTGAGACTAAATACCATGAAGAACAGATTCGGAGCACGGTTCACATCAGGAACGCATATGAATTAATGGAACAGATGAAATTAGAATCAAGTAAGAGGGAGTCTCAATTAGAGGCTGAACTTAGAAGAAAGAAAGCTGAGATTGAAGATTTGAAGGGTAACTTGTTGGACAAGGAAACAGAGTTGCAGTGCATTGTGGAGGAGAATGAGAAGCTGAATGCAAGGATTGAAATGAACTTGTCATCACAAAGAGAACATGAAAATGAACTCAAGATGGAGATTCAAAGATTGCATGAATGTGTTGCTGAAATGAAGGCAGAGATGATGGACAAGGAGACGACACTTGAGAGCATATCCGAAGAAAATGAAATTCTGAAGAATATGGAATTCAATAAGGTACTGAGTGAAAGTGTGGCTGCAGAAATTGAGGCAGCTAAGGCCGTGGAACGCGTGGCGGCCGTGAAGCTTGGGATTGCAATGGAGGAGGCAGACCGGAGCAACCAGAAAGCCGCGAGGATCGCGGAGCAGCTGGAAGAAGCACAAGCATTGAAGTCAGAAATGGAGGCAGAACTTAGAAGGCTTAAGGTACAGTGTGATCAATGGAGAAAGGCTGCAGAAACTGCTGCTTCTCTGCTTTCAACAGGAAAGGGGAAACTCACTGAGAGATCTTTGTCTCTTGACAATAAATACAATATCCCTTTGATGAATAACAAGTATGAGCCTTGTTGTGATGATATCatcattgatgatgatgatgatttccaGAGAAAGAAATATGGTAACATGCTTAAGAAGATTGGGATCTTGTGGAAGAAGCCTCACAAATAA
- the LOC112771913 gene encoding interactor of constitutive active ROPs 2, chloroplastic isoform X2 — protein MRQLRPSALYIDSASTLNQVHRTTSKDRSPKVIERRSPRSPAPERKRPSRIPELESQVSHLREDLKKVREQLSLSESCKKQAQQEAEESKQKLFALSLKLEESQQQVLSLTSANLEDSLTSSMIEISHCENSQTQFPESSDLELLNLKQNLAESLCIVKNMKNQLKDCKESSQAEPLVDETLRKLEAAKRTVEFLRADAAKSATEIDPSRTGNSLDSHVSKLATGLISSKIVHNGNLVDDHKHKHEAEKLEKQEGADQIGSEIQFLKSEVEKLRCAMETAETKYHEEQIRSTVHIRNAYELMEQMKLESSKRESQLEAELRRKKAEIEDLKGNLLDKETELQCIVEENEKLNARIEMNLSSQREHENELKMEIQRLHECVAEMKAEMMDKETTLESISEENEILKNMEFNKVLSESVAAEIEAAKAVERVAAVKLGIAMEEADRSNQKAARIAEQLEEAQALKSEMEAELRRLKVQCDQWRKAAETAASLLSTGKGKLTERSLSLDNKYNIPLMNNKYEPCCDDIIIDDDDDFQRKKYGNMLKKIGILWKKPHK, from the exons ATGCGCCAGCTCAGGCCTTCTGCGCTGTACATTGATTCTGCATCAACATTAAATCAAGTTCATAGAAcaacatcaaaggatagaagccCTAAAGTCATTGAAAGAAGATCACCTAGAAGCCCTGCTCCTGAG AGGAAAAGGCCAAGCAGAATACCTGAATTGGAATCTCAGGTTTCTCATCTGAGAGAGGATTTGAAGAAAGTGAGGGAGCAGCTAAGTTTATCTGAATCATGCAAGAAACAAGCTCAACAAGAAGCTGAGGAATCCAAGCAAAAACTCTTTGCGTTGTCTCTCAAACTTGAAGAATCACAGCAGCAAGTTCTGAGCCTCACTTCTGCCAATCTTGAAGATTCCCTTACATCTTCCATGATTGAAATTTCTCATTGTGAAAACTCACAGACACAGTTTCCAGAATCATCAGATTTGGAACTACTAAACCTGAAACAAAACTTGGCAGAATCTCTTTGTATTGTGAAGAACATGAAAAACCAGCTCAAGGATTGCAAAGAGTCATCTCAGGCAGAACCTTTGGTTGATGAGACTTTGCGAAAACTCGAGGCTGCGAAAAGAACTGTGGAGTTCTTGAGGGCTGATGCTGCTAAATCTGCTACAGAAATAGACCCATCTAGAACCGGAAACTCCCTCGATTCGCATGTAAGCAAACTCGCAACCGGCCTCATTAGTAGCAAAATTGTCCACAATGGAAATCTTGTTGATGATCATAAGCATAAGCATGAAGCTGAAAAATTGGAAAAGCAAGAGGGTGCTGATCAAATTGGTTCTGAAATTCAGTTTCTCAAGTCTGAGGTAGAAAAACTGAGGTGTGCCATGGAGACTGCTGAGACTAAATACCATGAAGAACAGATTCGGAGCACGGTTCACATCAGGAACGCATATGAATTAATGGAACAGATGAAATTAGAATCAAGTAAGAGGGAGTCTCAATTAGAGGCTGAACTTAGAAGAAAGAAAGCTGAGATTGAAGATTTGAAGGGTAACTTGTTGGACAAGGAAACAGAGTTGCAGTGCATTGTGGAGGAGAATGAGAAGCTGAATGCAAGGATTGAAATGAACTTGTCATCACAAAGAGAACATGAAAATGAACTCAAGATGGAGATTCAAAGATTGCATGAATGTGTTGCTGAAATGAAGGCAGAGATGATGGACAAGGAGACGACACTTGAGAGCATATCCGAAGAAAATGAAATTCTGAAGAATATGGAATTCAATAAGGTACTGAGTGAAAGTGTGGCTGCAGAAATTGAGGCAGCTAAGGCCGTGGAACGCGTGGCGGCCGTGAAGCTTGGGATTGCAATGGAGGAGGCAGACCGGAGCAACCAGAAAGCCGCGAGGATCGCGGAGCAGCTGGAAGAAGCACAAGCATTGAAGTCAGAAATGGAGGCAGAACTTAGAAGGCTTAAGGTACAGTGTGATCAATGGAGAAAGGCTGCAGAAACTGCTGCTTCTCTGCTTTCAACAGGAAAGGGGAAACTCACTGAGAGATCTTTGTCTCTTGACAATAAATACAATATCCCTTTGATGAATAACAAGTATGAGCCTTGTTGTGATGATATCatcattgatgatgatgatgatttccaGAGAAAGAAATATGGTAACATGCTTAAGAAGATTGGGATCTTGTGGAAGAAGCCTCACAAATAA
- the LOC140181209 gene encoding uncharacterized protein yields MPTVSSDHTPIVLRLQPKYKVDTSFKFEAFWNDHKEREEIIKMSWKKDEHSNNEWGRLLKKIRNRKKNLRNWSRNTFARADIEINKLKAELQKLQEAELNEEQQAQRCQIKERISQLWRQEEKYWGMRSKLKWLKWEDKNSTFFHATTIQRRNRNKVKRLKDKEGQWVSGDDRILKIVEEHFTKLFTSSAKSDFRDCINRIPKRVTQEMNEQLMEEISEKEIEEAVFSMGSLKVPEPDGLNGLFFIRVTRTQ; encoded by the coding sequence ATGCCAACAGTGAGCTCAGACCATACGCCCATTGTTTTGAGGTTACAGCCTAAGTATAAGGTGGATACGTCATTCAAATTTGAAGCATTTTGGAACGACCATAAAGAACGTGAGGAGATTATTAAGATGAGTTGGAAAAAAGATGAGCATAGTAATAACGAATGGGGTAGGTTGCTGAAGAAGATAAGAAACCGTAAGAAAAATTTAAGGAATTGGAGTAGGAACACTTTTGCTAGAGCTGATATAGAGATTAACAAGTTGAAGGCTGAGCTACAGAAGCTTCAAGAGGCAGAATTAAATGAAGAACAGCAAGCACAGAGGTGTCAAATCAAGGAAAGGATAAGCCAGTTATGGAGGCAAGAAGAGAAATATTGGGGAATGAGATCCAAGCTAAAGTGGCTAAAGTGGGAAGACAAAAATTCCACATTCTTTCATGCGACAACGATTCAAAGGAGAAATAGGAATAAAGTGAAAAGATTAAAAGATAAGGAGGGCCAATGGGTCTCAGGAGATGATAGAATCTTGAAGATAGTGGAGGAGCACTTTACAAAGTTGTTTACATCCTCAGCCAAATCTGATTTCAGAGATTGTATAAATAGGATTCCAAAAAGAGTTACTCAAGAAATGAACGAACAACTCATGGAGGAAATTTCAGAAAAGGAGATTGAGGAAGCTGTTTTTAGCATGGGGAGCCTCAAAGTCCCTGAACCAGATGGATTAAATGGACTTTTTTTTATCAGAGTCACTAGAACACAATAA